A genomic segment from Equus asinus isolate D_3611 breed Donkey chromosome 23, EquAss-T2T_v2, whole genome shotgun sequence encodes:
- the PRXL2C gene encoding peroxiredoxin-like 2C isoform X1 → MAAAALPPVTRQVSGRAAAVPSGPECGQPLAAAVAELPVLDASGRRVPFGALFRERRAVVVFVRHFLCYICKEYVEDLAKIPKSFLQEANVTLIVIGQSSYHHIEPFCKLTGYSHEIYVDPEREIYKRLGMKRGEEIAFSGKSPHIKSNILSGSIRSLWRAMTGPLFDFQGDPAQQGGTLILGPGNNIHFIHCDRNRLDHKPINAVLQLVGVQPVDFTGRPSVTHV, encoded by the exons ATGGCTGCCGCGGCCCTGCCCCCGGTCACTCGGCAGGTCAGCGGCCGCGCCGCCGCGGTCCCGAGCGGCCCCGAGTGCGGGCAGCCCCTGGCCGCCGCCGTGGCCGAGCTGCCGGTGCTGGATGCCTCCGGGAGGCGGGTGCCGTTCGGCGCGCTGTTCCGGGAGCGCCGCGCCGTGGTGGTCTTCGTGCGG CATTTCCTGTGTTACATCTGCAAGGAATACGTAGAAGATCTGGCCAAAATCCCCAAGAGTTTCTTACAA GAAGCAAATGTCACCCTTATAGTGATTGGACAGTCATCCTACCATCATATTGAG CCCTTCTGCAAACTGACTGGGTATTCTCATGAAATCTATGTTGACcctgagagagaaatttataaaagatTGGGAATGAAAAGAGGTGAAGAAATCGCCTTTTCAG GAAAAAGCCCCCATATAAAGTCAAATATACTCTCAGGAAGCATTCGGAGCCTGTGGCGCGCAATGACCGGCCCTCTTTTTGATTTTCAAGGAGACCCGGCTCAGCAGGGCGGAACCCTCATTTTAGGTCCAG GTAACAATATCCATTTTATACACTGTGATAGGAATAGGTTGGATCACAAACCCATCAACGCTGTTTTACAGCTTGTAGGAGTTCAGCCTGTGGACTTTACAGGCAGACCTTCAGTTACCCACGTGTGA
- the PRXL2C gene encoding peroxiredoxin-like 2C isoform X2 yields the protein MAAAALPPVTRQVSGRAAAVPSGPECGQPLAAAVAELPVLDASGRRVPFGALFRERRAVVVFVRHFLCYICKEYVEDLAKIPKSFLQEANVTLIVIGQSSYHHIEPFCKLTGYSHEIYVDPEREIYKRLGMKRGEEIAFSGDPAQQGGTLILGPGNNIHFIHCDRNRLDHKPINAVLQLVGVQPVDFTGRPSVTHV from the exons ATGGCTGCCGCGGCCCTGCCCCCGGTCACTCGGCAGGTCAGCGGCCGCGCCGCCGCGGTCCCGAGCGGCCCCGAGTGCGGGCAGCCCCTGGCCGCCGCCGTGGCCGAGCTGCCGGTGCTGGATGCCTCCGGGAGGCGGGTGCCGTTCGGCGCGCTGTTCCGGGAGCGCCGCGCCGTGGTGGTCTTCGTGCGG CATTTCCTGTGTTACATCTGCAAGGAATACGTAGAAGATCTGGCCAAAATCCCCAAGAGTTTCTTACAA GAAGCAAATGTCACCCTTATAGTGATTGGACAGTCATCCTACCATCATATTGAG CCCTTCTGCAAACTGACTGGGTATTCTCATGAAATCTATGTTGACcctgagagagaaatttataaaagatTGGGAATGAAAAGAGGTGAAGAAATCGCCTTTTCAG GAGACCCGGCTCAGCAGGGCGGAACCCTCATTTTAGGTCCAG GTAACAATATCCATTTTATACACTGTGATAGGAATAGGTTGGATCACAAACCCATCAACGCTGTTTTACAGCTTGTAGGAGTTCAGCCTGTGGACTTTACAGGCAGACCTTCAGTTACCCACGTGTGA